The following coding sequences are from one Spirochaetota bacterium window:
- a CDS encoding cell wall-active antibiotics response protein: MINNKSLLWGIIIILIGVFFLLQSLNIINENISIWSFWPIIFVLIGFNLISRNIHSIFFALLFISLGVLLILKNLEILNIGFNLFKIYFAIFFIYLGIVIIFGISKFKNSRFSLNISNDKSCINTVNIFSSTEKEIDNSELNGINFLNIFGDSNFKINNFYSSKDTININGLNIFGDTKIYIKKEIFNEYSFVDNSKVIFGSIKVDDELKSLGSIVKSKKIVFESLTIFGDIKVFLI; the protein is encoded by the coding sequence ATGATCAATAATAAATCTTTGTTATGGGGCATTATAATTATTTTGATTGGAGTTTTTTTTCTATTGCAGAGTTTAAATATAATTAATGAAAATATTTCAATTTGGAGTTTTTGGCCAATTATTTTTGTTTTAATTGGTTTTAACCTAATATCAAGAAATATTCATTCAATTTTTTTTGCTTTACTTTTTATATCTCTTGGTGTTCTTTTAATCCTAAAGAATTTGGAAATATTAAATATTGGATTTAATTTATTTAAAATATACTTTGCTATATTTTTTATCTATTTAGGTATAGTTATAATTTTTGGCATATCCAAATTTAAAAATTCAAGGTTTTCTTTAAACATTTCAAATGATAAAAGTTGTATAAATACAGTAAATATTTTTAGTAGTACAGAAAAAGAGATAGATAACTCTGAGTTAAATGGAATAAATTTTTTAAATATTTTTGGGGATTCAAATTTTAAGATTAATAATTTTTATTCATCAAAAGATACTATAAACATTAATGGGTTAAATATTTTTGGTGATACGAAGATTTATATAAAAAAAGAAATTTTTAATGAGTATTCTTTTGTTGATAATTCAAAGGTTATATTTGGAAGCATAAAAGTAGATGATGAATTAAAATCATTAGGAAGCATAGTAAAAAGCAAAAAAATTGTGTTTGAATCTCTTACTATATTTGGTGATATAAAAGTTTTTTTAATTTAA
- a CDS encoding aminotransferase class I/II-fold pyridoxal phosphate-dependent enzyme: MFDNLLNSFSRQKISSDRITVIAAKAKEYKKKYGNDNTIDGTIGMFYDEDEKLYIFETIKKIFQNIDYRDVFSYSPMVSNKNFFDGIMNLTSLNELDNFNKIFSCAPVSGGLGAIHHSVHNFCDEETLIIALYPFWGPYQNVMEEIGLKMNYICPFDIGEKEINFDNIRKNIKDKLIKNNYKKIFFLLNTPASNPTGLSLNDKELLELYKIFNEIKLNNTNFNSNSNEKLKIILFLDLAYIDFTDFKVKDLIKFFISQKNENKKIIEDESKSNIINKNKDENYIIDNPFDTILMGYSLSKSCGLYGLRTGACILYSQKEEDHKIFEEKYSFSSRASTGSINHLGYYIVEKFSDPQYIINLKEEQKNLKKKLYLRRENLLKVLNNLGYVYYRHDDGFFVTYKKSKDQNKFDIEKYYEDLEKKGVFFVPSIDGLRIAICSIPNHKIDMLKNII; this comes from the coding sequence ATGTTTGATAATTTATTAAATAGTTTTTCTAGACAAAAAATTTCATCAGATAGAATTACAGTAATAGCTGCAAAAGCAAAAGAATATAAAAAAAAATATGGTAATGATAATACGATTGATGGTACTATTGGGATGTTTTATGATGAGGATGAAAAACTTTATATTTTTGAAACAATCAAAAAAATTTTTCAAAATATAGATTATAGAGATGTTTTTTCTTATTCTCCAATGGTTTCAAATAAAAATTTCTTCGATGGTATAATGAATTTAACATCATTAAATGAATTAGATAATTTCAATAAAATTTTTAGTTGTGCACCAGTTTCTGGGGGACTTGGAGCTATTCATCACTCAGTTCATAATTTTTGTGATGAAGAAACATTAATTATAGCTTTGTATCCTTTCTGGGGTCCTTATCAAAATGTTATGGAAGAAATTGGTTTGAAAATGAACTATATTTGCCCATTTGATATAGGAGAAAAAGAGATAAATTTTGACAATATTAGAAAAAATATAAAAGATAAACTTATAAAAAATAATTATAAGAAGATATTTTTTCTTTTAAATACTCCAGCATCAAATCCTACAGGATTATCTTTAAATGATAAAGAATTACTTGAGCTTTATAAAATATTTAATGAAATAAAATTAAATAATACAAATTTTAATTCAAATAGCAATGAAAAACTCAAGATAATTTTATTTCTTGATTTAGCTTATATTGATTTTACTGATTTCAAAGTAAAAGATCTAATTAAATTTTTTATTTCGCAAAAAAATGAAAATAAAAAAATAATTGAAGATGAAAGTAAAAGTAATATTATAAATAAGAATAAAGATGAAAATTATATTATAGACAATCCTTTTGACACTATTTTAATGGGATATTCACTTTCAAAATCTTGTGGTTTATATGGATTAAGAACAGGTGCTTGCATATTGTATTCACAAAAGGAAGAGGATCATAAGATTTTTGAAGAGAAATATTCTTTTTCTTCAAGAGCTTCTACTGGTTCAATAAACCATTTAGGATATTATATTGTTGAAAAATTTTCAGATCCCCAATATATTATTAATCTTAAAGAAGAACAAAAAAACCTTAAAAAGAAACTTTACCTAAGAAGAGAAAATTTATTGAAAGTTTTAAATAATCTTGGATATGTTTATTATAGGCATGATGATGGTTTTTTTGTAACTTATAAAAAATCAAAAGATCAAAATAAATTCGATATTGAAAAATATTACGAAGATCTTGAAAAAAAAGGTGTATTTTTCGTTCCATCTATAGATGGATTAAGAATAGCTATATGCTCTATTCCAAATCATAAAATTGATATGCTAAAAAATATAATTTAA